The following are encoded together in the Trichomycterus rosablanca isolate fTriRos1 chromosome 19, fTriRos1.hap1, whole genome shotgun sequence genome:
- the rps12 gene encoding 40S ribosomal protein S12 has product MAEEGIAAGGVMDVNTALPEVLKTALIHDGLARGIREAAKALDKRQAHLCVLAANCDEPMYVKLVEALCAEHQINLIKVDDNKKLGEWVGLCKIDREGKPRKVVGCSCVVVKDYGKESQAKDVIEEYFKSKK; this is encoded by the exons caTCGCTGCCGGAGGTGTGATGGATGTGAACACCGCCCTGCCTGAAGTGCTGAAGACGGCACTCATCCACGATGGGCTCGCTCGCGGTATCCGGGAGGCCGCCAAGGCTCTGGATAA GCGTCAGGCTCATCTGTGCGTCCTGGCCGCCAACTGCGACGAGCCCATGTACGTCAAGCTGGTAGAGGCCCTCTGCGCCGAGCATCAGATCAACCTCATCAAG GTTGATGACAACAAGAAGCTCGGTGAGTGGGTCGGTCTGTGCAAGATCGACCGTGAGGGCAAACCCCGCAAGGTGGTGGGCTGCAGCTGTGTGGTCGTTAAG GATTATGGCAAGGAGTCTCAAGCCAAGGATGTCATCGAGGAGTACTTCAAGTCAAAGAAATAA